DNA sequence from the Armigeres subalbatus isolate Guangzhou_Male chromosome 1, GZ_Asu_2, whole genome shotgun sequence genome:
CAGCCCTGCTTTCACAATAATACTGTTAATGATTAAAACAGCCCTGATCTTCTCCAACGAAATTTCCATTTTGGCGCTCACTCTGCTAGCGATCCATTACGAAAGAAATCACTCGTAGATTAGGGTAAAGTggccaatagtggacccccaaccaatagtggaccctccagccatttttgcattattacagcacaatgtaaacatttcgctatgaaattccatcgagagaacctaccttacattcctatgatttgattacatgcattggaaatgctatggaaagtaaaattcaatgattttttacaattctataaaaaataaacacgagagtgtccattataggaatattttggggggtccataatagggaagaagaacgtcccgaaacggaacataaaaatcaaatgaagtgtcgactatagggaagcaaattcctattatggaccccctgggggtctactatagggcgaattcagtcagactttaaaatgttaattccaacgaataacgtcgtgtatttgagtgttttatgtatgtatcgtgaagaggagatgcaaaacttggtattagatatcaagcagaattaatatgttgaaaatttctactccttatgacaggaagagcaaaattccgctactagggggtcccctattgggcattttaccctatgttTTAGGACGGTTCGAACAGGTAGCTCCTCGTTCCCTGTTTATCGGAACACCTCCCGAATGTTCTACCAAAAAACGTTTAGTTTTGCAAGATGTTAGGTTAATTTCCAAATCCTTTTCACTAAGAAGTCCAAAATGAGCAATCCGGAAGGTAGTTTAGAATTGTCCGAATCCGAACTTACCTATAATACGGCAAATTCGTTCCATTACGCACCGAAAAAACTGGTTTGCTGTTGAAATTTGCGAAGcagaatcgattttttttgtcatcGCTGCTGGTCAGGCACGGCGATTTATTTCGCTTAATTCACTCCGATTAATTTTTAGTGAATCAATTGTTCTCTAActcaatcaattttcgaatcattgatttgtttattatcacTTGTCACTGCCACTTAACTTTTTCGCAGaggtacatattttttatcaactGAACGTTCGTTTGTTTTCTACCCGCGGCCATCTTCTTACTGCAGCCAGTGAAAACTTGTAGCTCGATGGTGTTGACAGTTGTGATTCGGTTTCAATAATATTACATTGGTTACACGCAATATATCGCTTTTTTTTATCTAATAGCATGTTTGTTTTCAAACTTACATGATGTGCAGCTCATCCAATGTAATGAATTACCATAAATGAACGGTAATATTGTGATTGTTTTACACATTCATAAAATATTTTCATCATTCATATTTTACGTCTAGCCATGTACATAAGCATCGATTCGGTGTAAAACTAAGTAAAATCCATTTTTACATCAAATTATAAGGTACATCGCGAAGACTTACGTCGCggaatattaattttttttgctgtgtgccATGGACTGAGCAGAATGAAGACAACTTTTATGTACTACACATGCCACCTTGATAATAgcttgataataaataaattagccAGAAAGAAAGCCGCTCCTCAACagccggaacttcctccaactTGTCCAAATACGTTCTTGCGAATGCCAAGGCTCGAAAGGGATGGTAAGAAAGATTTTAGGAATATTAGGATCTCGCATTAGTGTTACGAGATGTTTTCAATTCGTTACTACGAAAAGATATAATAGTAGATcatttttggtagaacgtgaatcTTGGAATGAACAAAAACTGAGAAACAAAGAAGACGACATGCTTGGGATTTAACCTACAACCTCTAACTTTTTCAGCTTTATTTGTATGATTTCATTTATTGATTTTCTGTAGTCTTCGATGCATGAAGCTTTCCCAGCCGAAGCCGGGGCAAAAAGTGAACTCCTCGGTTATCGCTATTTCTCTGCTCTTTCGAAACATCATTGTGTAGAGTCGCCCCACGGCACTCTCACGATGGGTTTCAAACAAAAACAGACAGGGAATTAATATTGTAGcggattgaaaatattttgctaGTCATAAATCACAGCCTCAGCTGGCGCTTGCCATACTTCAGAACTATCAATCACATAACACGGGTATACGTTATCAGATAGGGCAAGTTTGTTTATTAATCAATCCAAACGTATCAAAATCAtccacaggaaaaaaaaatcaaaccatcTGAATCGTACCCCATGCGTACATCGTCGAGCGGTCAATATCAATCCTTAAAGGTTTTAATGGTCAAAAGACATCAATTAATTAACGATTATTGGACGCAGTAGATCTGCCCCAGACCATTGCTCTGAGATAAGATCAATGTAAGTAAACTGAGTACAAAATACTCAGCCCTCGTCGgagaataatttcattttcctCTGGTAGGAGAGTGGTTGAGCGTCACACTGGCTGGTCACATGATATTCGATTTGCGAAATTAATAAAAACATGTGAAAGCAAGCAGATAGTGTTTAGTAGAAGTAACTCACAAATTCTTAACTGCGAAGCTGTTACGTGCATATGCTGATCATAAACAGACAGTTCGTATGTGATTTGTGACCTTCACAGGTCAATATGATTCTCCGTTGCAGTGGATTCAGTTTCGTGAATTATTACGCCACGAAGGCTCAAATGTTCAGAATTGGTGACAATCCTGAGAGCTTCGGTGTCAGGCAAACGAAGATCATTCGATCTTAATCTACTGCCAATCTTAATGACTCAAAATATCATCATCGGACCCAATCAAAGACCGAAATGCCGCATCACACCACGCTGGACTTTAAGCCGCGCGTAACGGGTGATTCTTGATCCGTCGAAGTTTCCCCTCAATCATCAGAGCAATAAAACTGACCTTTGGCCGTTGCATCGtgtcgaatgaaaaacaaacagacaataATATCGGCCAATAATGACCGACCGACTGACTAGCCAAAattattcacattttttttcggggCTTCTTCATTTCCATTCGCATCGTCGAGCGACGCCGATTGACGTCGTTCGTCGGGTTAAttgcgaacgaacgaacgaatgaACGGTCAAGCGAGTGCGTCCGAAGCCGTGCGGGCTCCACCGGCGACTCAGTTCAGCGAGCGAAGCGCAGAAAGCCCCCGACACCGAGTCAGCCGGTCAATCCCAGCGCTGCGTAGGGCACGTCACGCCGTTGGTATTGGTTCGGTGGATAACTGAGCTGTGCTCTCCGCGCTTCCAGCCAATCGACGACGTCACAGGTCTCCGGTTTTCTTTTCTTCCCCGTTTCCGGACCGCCGTGAATGATATATTGCCGATTTCGCGACGTATTTGGCGGAGCACGGGACTCCCGGGTGCAGTGAGCGTCGATCGCACTAATTACGAAACACACACCCACCGTCCCCGTGCTGGCCGACGACGTCGACGCAACCGGACGGCTGCGGCTGGTCAATTCGGGTGAGCTTTGGTCCGTTCTCTCGCGGCCGCGCGAAATCGCGAACAGAACATCAGCAGTGCGCGGAGCATACGGAGAGAGAAGAGTGAGCCGTACGCCGTGTGCCGTGTGCGCACAGTGCACACGCGTTATCTCCGCGGGCGCGTCCCTTTGACTGTAGTGGTGAATGGTGAGACTTATATATACGATCGGTGGCGCGAGAGGACCGTCATTCAGTTGCTCGACGCGCACGATAGACAAACGAAACGATAAACAGTGCGGGAACGCTGCACAGCGCAGAACGATATTCGAAAGTCGAACGAGTAGCACATTTTTTGGCAGAAGTCTGCCAAACGGCAATTAATTATTGGAGAGTGCTGCACAAGTGCAACTgcagattaaaaaaaagtgaacTGAAGGAAATGTGTCTTCACAAGATGGAACATCGCGTGATCGGATTAGAAAGCAATCAGCTGTTGGAAGGCGCAACGCTGAGTGAGTTATGTGTTATGCAAAAGAGGCAGGAAGTGATCAAGGAATGCCTGCTGGAGAAAGTGCCACCGGAAGGGAAGAATGCAGCCAAAGAGGAAGTGCTCTACAAAGATCCTCTGGTCGGTGCCACGCAAGCCACGCGGCAGGTGTTCGATTCCATTAGGGAGCTGCGAGAGAGATTTCAAAGAAGTACCACCTACAAGTAAGTTCATCCAACAATGGGCCATAATTATCAGCGGTTTCCTATCACCTTGACACAAGCGTTCTGCTGCACGATGAAGTAGCGATGCAAAACGGAGCAGCGCGGCGGGCAGGGAATGCGAGCGGAGAAGGCAGTGCGAAAATCACGTACGCCACTCGAGTTCAACGTCAGAGCATAATGCCGTCCCGCTCGCTCCCTCGGTCTGCCAACCTGCTGCAACCAGGTTTTGCTCTACATCAACGGCACCAGAACCGAAAGTCGATGACCTGACTAAATTGGGAAACGGGGGAAGCATGGATTAGGGTCACTTATCTAACAgaaatatttttctctttttgtTCGCAGAATCCTCACCCGCACCACGCAGCCATCGCATGCAATCTCGATGCTGTTCGTCTCCTTCATCCTGCTGGTGCTGTGGCCCAACCTTGTAGGGCAATCACCAATCACTAGCAGTGAAGCTGCAGCGGAGGCTGGAGCCAAAAGCACCGCCTGTCCTGTGACGCAAACCAAAAGCGTTCTTGTGTCCCTGGCGTACTTTGGTTCCTTCGCGACACACTTCGGCGCCCAGATGTGGATGACCTTTGTGTCCGGTTTGGCCCTTTATTTCAACCTGCCACGACACACCTTTGGTCGCATCCAGGAAATTCTGTTCCCCAAGTACTTCTCCATGGGAACCGCGCTGAGCATTGTGACTTTGCTGACCTTCATCAAACTGCAACAGACGGCGCATCCGGAGCTTCTGTCCGCCAGCATCAGCAGCTGGGACCCTCTGATCGTGCTCCAGCTCGTCAGTCTGGCGCTTTGTGCCGCCCTGGAGCTCATTGTGTGGCTCTACCTGGCTCCTCCAATGCTGCGCTTGATGCACCAAAAGTACCACTTCGAAGCCAGTGAAACCGTCGGCCAGGAGGTCGGCCACTTCAGCGGATCGGAAAACGTCCAGCTGAAACGCTCAAATAACTACCAGAACGTGCACAAACGTTTCCGACAGATCCACATGATCACGGCGATGGCCAACATGGTGTCCCTCTTGTGCACCTTTGTTCACCTACACTACCTTGCCTCGCGAGTTCAGCTGCTGTAGAGGGAcaccgccattttgtttttcgGCGGAATCTGACGAGAGAACTGTGATATTAGCGACAGAAAGGGACAAGTGTGTTGCGAAAGCCAAAGTATTAATGCGGAAAATTCCAACCCTGGCGACGAGGAGCAGTATTAAGTGGTGTTCTTTTCCGTTTGTATGTTTAAAGCCTAGCGATCAAAATCAGAATCATCCGAGAGAGCATCTAGTCGTTTTTATTTCCTAGGCTAGTAGGGCAGAGAGAGAAAAAGGAACCAATCAGGAGACTGAAGTCGATTTCGATTCGCACAGCCGGAGCTTAGCGGGCAACCATAGCAAACTACTTCAGATCCCAGGCGGCCGGCCGCGAAAAAGCACTGAATTTTTGGAGATTATTGCAAAACTAGTTCCCTTTTAGTTTAATATAGATTAGCTGTTAAGCCATTTTACGATTCACGATATTCATCAGCAATGgtcgaaaaaatttccgtgtcGGATACCGAAACAGGGTAGATCAACTAAGGAATTCAGATCTGAAGTAGTGTTCGTTAAGAGATAGAAATAACAATAGTTTAGTCAAATAATGCAAATTGCCATTAAAAAGCAAATATTTATTGTTGCGACATCCTGTTAGATCATAAGTTGTTGAAAACAACGAAAATTACACTAGGTAGAAAACACGAATTTATAAGTGAAAATTGGTACTCCCGCATAGGAGGGCACCGTCACAGTCTGAGGGTGCGACGGTCATGTGCCGCGCACCATTCACATGAGAATAAATTAGAAAAGCAATAATTCGCATTGAACTCCAGTGAATTTTCCATCCGCAGTTTATCACACCCCAACCGGATCTATCCGGCTCGCCGCCCCAAAAGCAGCACGACAGCAGTCGTGTCATTGCGTTTGCTGTAATCTCATTTATAGAAGAAGACGTTCGTCGAAGAAACTCGTGATTGGTGGACGTCACTATTTCTTCTTGGCGGTGACTTTCTTTCTATTCTTCCCCGATACATTTTTATGGGGTCGGTTGGTACAGAGTGCGACGGTCGGGAGACGGAGGTGCGACTGGGGGCGATAATCGGCCATAAAAGACCGTAAACAATAATTACAATGCCGCTGAACTGTGCCGTATCGTGAAGAGTGGCGATATCTTCCGTTAACCCTGCTCTGATTGGCGATTAGATATTTATTCCAATATTTATTCAAAGTCGATTTATTCGAAGTCAGTATTTATTGGTATTAGGGTTTGTCATCCCAGAATAAAAAAGCTTCATAATTGTGAACGATGGATTTTTTCCCGACTTCAGGAAAATATCCTTCAATAACTCTTTCAGTTTTCTATCATGATTGTTCATGAAATGGATTCAATCCCGCTGAATCATTTGATCAAGCGAAAATATTGGACATCCCTACATGTACACATGTCTAGTGATGTTTGCACGTTCAATTCGCGTTGAAGTCAAGTGTTTTGCTCAAAATATCACCTGCTTAAAAGGAGAAAAATACGCTTCTCGTGATGTTGCTTCATTGAATTGTTTTTCAAATGTGCGTCGCTAAGGAATCTGTTAAATAGGGTAATAACAGGCCATTTTAGGCAGGAGTTTACTCCCGACATAGCCtagaaaacaaataagaaaattgaTTTGTTAAAAATTAACCGCAGATTCTTTTCTTGATTCTATTGTGTTAACTGTAAGGACTGTAATCGGTCATATCCAATATTATTCATTGAGATTTTAGGAGGGgcaaacaaagaaaaaatcggTTTCACTATGATAAAGTGGCTAGAACTTTTTTGGGCCAATCCGGGACACCTTAACATTACGCACTATAAATTTAGAATGCGTAACAAATCGTTTCAGAACGGATTATTCTCCTCTCAACCAAAACATCCATGATGCTAATTACTCGATTTCATAGAAACATCGAAAtctttggatattccaaaaaatgaaatataaatgtagggtaagacggtatcatgcgccccacctggccaaaacgccccgaTTTCCAGAAAACTATATCTAACTAAGGATCaaattcagttggtacctataaatatttgtaaaaccattatcctatgtgaatatgggaatatttttgtattacataatgaaaatatatgcaaaatacaaaaagtcacagttttgatgtaacttttaatgtttgtttgctgaacattctggagcgacgctagcatactgtccgcaaaacttgcactggaacacttaaTTGGGcagcaaaataacttttctcattggttaatataatataaaattgctgccatcttcaaaaatgtaacgttttccaaaaacatgtttcgctggtcaaaacgccccagtgtagacaggacaatatgcccttaccaactggacacaagcgcggcgagcttgcatcagttgcttccaaattatatggaaactattggaATGTAATTCCAACcagcttaaatggacttatgttggtttttctaTTGTCAGGCACATAagaatttgtaacctttttattatgtgattgataaaatactaatgaagggctatgaaacgtctttggttaaggtggggcgtattgtccaggcactttttgaaatccattttttacgaattttcaaaaaaggtgtattacgtgttatctgtaatatttttaaatgactactcacgggcaatgcatttgtgacttcctggactaccaaataacacaaagtttgcataaattgggttgaaaagtaaaaagttgtcaaggagttgccttagggggggcatattataccgtcttaccttATGTGTACATAAGACAAACTGGTCATGTGAGCATCATAAgattttcttttggaattttgagaTAAGAGAACGggttgattttcataaatatgttttgtaaaatGCATACAATGCATACTAACTTCAATCGAATATCCCGaagaggaatattcggaggaaattcattcaaattttcagaggaaatccattcgaatttacagaggaaattcattcgaatttcccaaggaaatacaTTCGAAATTCCTGAggcaattcattcgaatttccaaaggaaattcattcgaatttcccgaggaaattcattcgaatttcccaaggaaattcatttcaatttcccgaggaaattcattcaagtttcgaagaaattcattcgaatttcccgtggaaattcattcgaattccccgaggaaattcattcgattttccagagaAAAATCATTCgtttttccagaggaaattcattcgaatttcccgaggaaattcatttgaatttcccgaggaaattcattggaaattcccgaggaaattcattcgattttcccgaggaaattcattcgaattctccgtggaaattcattcgattttcccgaagaaattcattcgaatttcccgtggaaattcattcgaattccccgaggaaattcattcgattttccagagaaaaatcattcgaatttccagaggaaattcattcgaatttcccgaggaaattcattcgaatttcccgaggaaattcattcgaatttcccgagaaaattcattcgaatttccgaagggaattcatttcaatttcccgaagaaattcattcgaattccccgagaaaattcattcgattttccagagaaaattcattcgtttttccagaggaaattcattcgaatttcccgaggaaattcatttgaatttcccgaggaaattcattggaaatttccgaggaaattcattcgattttcccgaggaaattcattggaagttcccgatgaaattcattcgaacttcccgaggaaattcattcgaattttccgtggaaattcattcgattttcccgaagaaattcattcgaatttcccgaggaaatccattcgattttccagaggaaattcattcgaatttcccgagaaaattcattcgaatttcccgaggaaattcattcgaatttcccgaggaaattcattcgaatctcccgaggaaattcgttcgaatttcctgaagaaatttgttcgaatttcccgaggaatttcattcgaatttcccgagaaaattcattcgaaattcccgaagaaattcattcgaatattccgtggaaattcattcgattttcccgaagaaattcattcgaatttcccgagaaaattcattcgaatttccaaagaaattcatttgaatttcctgaggaaattcattcgaatc
Encoded proteins:
- the LOC134212444 gene encoding transmembrane protein 205; the protein is MCLHKMEHRVIGLESNQLLEGATLSELCVMQKRQEVIKECLLEKVPPEGKNAAKEEVLYKDPLVGATQATRQVFDSIRELRERFQRSTTYKILTRTTQPSHAISMLFVSFILLVLWPNLVGQSPITSSEAAAEAGAKSTACPVTQTKSVLVSLAYFGSFATHFGAQMWMTFVSGLALYFNLPRHTFGRIQEILFPKYFSMGTALSIVTLLTFIKLQQTAHPELLSASISSWDPLIVLQLVSLALCAALELIVWLYLAPPMLRLMHQKYHFEASETVGQEVGHFSGSENVQLKRSNNYQNVHKRFRQIHMITAMANMVSLLCTFVHLHYLASRVQLL